A single genomic interval of Zunongwangia sp. HGR-M22 harbors:
- a CDS encoding cation:proton antiporter — translation MLELAGIIILGILAQWVAWKFKIPAILPLILIGLSVGPIATLFTENGNKLIEPIWNGESGLFPGESLFYFVSLAIGVILFEGGLTLKKGEILNVGFVIVKLITIAVIVTFIGAGIAAHYIFDLSWQISFLFASLIIVTGPTVITPILRNIPLKKDVSIILKWEGILIDPIGALVAVLVFEFISAGKGKEYTSTVLLEFGKIVLFGFTFGFTFAHALAYSIKKNIIPHYLLNVLTLAAVLGVFVLSDQFAHESGLLAVVVMGMVMGNIDLPNLKELLYFKESLSVLLISILFILLAANINMDDLYLIFTSKAIWLFAVIVFVVRPLGVFISSINSSLKFNEKLFISWVGPRGIVAAGIASLFGIELQRQGVEGAEYITPLVFMIVLGTVLLNATTARLFAQLVGVFLKNSEGILIIGASSFSRIIGKYMEDNGRHVVLVDNNGMNIRKAKSMGLDAIEENVYSEDLINNIELNDIGYLMAMTSNSEINKNAINKFRKHFGENGSFRVVSPEEMSDPENNPKEGLFSQTDDYVKLTNLARKYSQIHEITLNSKEHYEGLIEISKTDPDIIPLFVKNVEGNLSIIPSNSKEVEIEEDFKLVYLGKQMEVEEDSNTGDAEDTRTKTEEGEN, via the coding sequence ATGTTAGAATTAGCAGGTATCATCATATTAGGAATATTGGCACAGTGGGTGGCGTGGAAATTTAAAATTCCTGCAATCCTGCCTTTAATATTAATCGGGCTAAGCGTAGGGCCGATTGCAACCTTGTTCACAGAGAACGGAAACAAACTTATAGAACCCATTTGGAATGGAGAATCTGGTTTATTCCCAGGAGAAAGTTTGTTCTATTTTGTGTCTCTGGCCATAGGCGTAATTCTTTTTGAAGGAGGATTAACGCTGAAAAAAGGTGAAATATTAAATGTTGGTTTTGTAATAGTAAAGCTAATTACCATTGCCGTAATTGTAACTTTTATAGGCGCAGGTATAGCAGCACACTATATTTTTGATCTAAGCTGGCAAATCTCGTTCTTGTTTGCTTCTTTGATTATTGTTACAGGGCCTACGGTAATTACGCCTATCCTTAGGAATATTCCGTTAAAAAAGGATGTATCCATAATCCTTAAGTGGGAAGGAATTCTTATTGATCCTATTGGTGCACTGGTTGCCGTTTTGGTTTTCGAATTTATTAGTGCCGGGAAAGGGAAAGAATATACTTCCACGGTACTATTAGAATTTGGTAAGATTGTGCTTTTTGGATTTACATTTGGTTTCACTTTTGCCCATGCATTGGCCTATAGTATCAAGAAAAATATAATTCCGCATTATTTATTAAACGTACTTACACTGGCGGCCGTTCTAGGTGTATTTGTACTTTCAGATCAATTTGCTCATGAAAGCGGACTTTTAGCCGTGGTAGTGATGGGAATGGTGATGGGAAATATCGATCTTCCAAACTTAAAAGAACTCTTATATTTCAAAGAATCTTTAAGCGTTCTTTTAATTTCAATACTATTTATTTTGTTGGCCGCAAATATAAATATGGATGATTTATATTTAATTTTTACTAGTAAAGCTATTTGGTTATTTGCTGTAATCGTATTTGTTGTGCGGCCTCTAGGAGTATTTATTAGTAGTATAAACTCTTCACTAAAATTTAATGAAAAGCTTTTTATAAGCTGGGTTGGGCCAAGAGGTATAGTTGCTGCAGGTATCGCCTCTTTATTTGGTATCGAATTGCAAAGACAAGGCGTAGAAGGCGCAGAATATATTACTCCGCTAGTATTTATGATTGTGCTGGGAACAGTGCTTTTAAATGCCACAACTGCACGTTTATTTGCTCAGTTAGTAGGTGTATTTTTAAAGAATTCTGAAGGTATTCTTATTATCGGAGCATCTTCATTTTCCAGAATCATTGGTAAATACATGGAAGATAACGGCAGGCATGTTGTTTTGGTAGATAATAACGGGATGAATATCAGAAAAGCAAAAAGTATGGGGCTAGATGCTATTGAAGAAAATGTATATTCTGAAGATTTAATTAATAATATAGAACTTAATGATATTGGTTATTTAATGGCGATGACCAGTAATAGCGAAATCAATAAGAACGCTATCAATAAATTTAGAAAGCATTTTGGTGAAAATGGATCCTTTAGAGTGGTCTCTCCGGAAGAAATGTCTGATCCAGAAAATAATCCTAAAGAAGGATTATTTTCTCAAACCGATGATTATGTGAAACTAACCAATCTTGCACGAAAATATTCACAAATTCACGAAATTACTTTAAATTCTAAAGAACATTACGAGGGATTAATTGAAATTTCTAAGACCGATCCAGATATAATTCCCCTTTTCGTTAAAAATGTAGAAGGGAATTTAAGTATCATTCCTTCCAATAGTAAAGAAGTAGAAATAGAGGAAGATTTTAAACTTGTGTATTTAGGAAAGCAGATGGAAGTTGAGGAAGATTCTAATACTGGTGATGCTGAAGATACCAGAACAAAAACGGAAGAAGGCGAGAATTAA
- a CDS encoding YebC/PmpR family DNA-binding transcriptional regulator, with the protein MAGHSKWANIKHRKGAQDKKRAKQFTRAIKEISVAVKEGGGPDPESNPGLRNAISNAKGVNMPKDTIARAIKKASGADADNYELVTFEGYGPNGIAIFVECTTDNTNRTVSSVRSIFSKNGGSLGTNGSLEFLFDKKGVFVLEKEKIERNLEEFELELIEGGATKIEKEEDLITVYTDFPDFGLMSSKLEELEIETRSSEVQRIPLNTIELPVEDAKKILNLIEKFEDDDDVQNVYHNLEITDELIDAMEED; encoded by the coding sequence ATGGCCGGACACAGTAAATGGGCAAATATAAAACATCGCAAAGGTGCACAGGATAAAAAACGTGCAAAACAATTTACCCGAGCAATTAAAGAAATTAGTGTTGCAGTTAAAGAAGGAGGAGGACCAGATCCCGAATCTAACCCAGGCTTGCGAAATGCTATAAGCAATGCTAAAGGTGTAAATATGCCAAAAGATACCATCGCCAGAGCTATTAAAAAGGCGAGTGGGGCAGATGCAGACAATTATGAGCTGGTTACTTTTGAGGGGTATGGGCCTAATGGTATTGCCATATTCGTAGAATGTACCACCGATAATACCAACCGTACCGTATCTTCTGTACGATCTATATTCTCTAAAAATGGTGGTAGTTTAGGTACAAATGGTTCATTAGAATTCTTATTCGATAAAAAAGGAGTTTTTGTTCTCGAAAAGGAAAAAATTGAAAGGAACCTTGAAGAATTTGAACTTGAACTTATTGAAGGTGGCGCTACTAAAATTGAAAAAGAAGAGGACCTTATCACTGTTTATACCGATTTTCCAGATTTTGGTCTTATGTCTTCAAAATTAGAAGAGCTAGAAATCGAAACTAGATCTTCTGAAGTTCAGAGAATTCCTTTAAATACTATAGAACTGCCAGTTGAAGACGCTAAAAAAATTCTTAACCTAATTGAAAAATTTGAAGACGATGACGATGTACAAAATGTATATCATAATCTAGAAATCACCGACGAGCTGATTGATGCTATGGAGGAGGATTAA
- the lepA gene encoding translation elongation factor 4: MKHIRNFCIIAHIDHGKSTLADRLLDFTGSVTEREKQAQLLDSMDLERERGITIKSHAIQMDYVHEGEQYTLNLIDTPGHVDFSYEVSRSIAACEGALLVVDAAQSIQAQTISNLYLALENDLEIIPVLNKVDLPSANPEEVTDDIVDLLGCNREEVIPASAKTGIGIEEILHAIITRIPAPSGKVDAPLRALIFDSVYNPFRGVETFFRVINGSIKKGQHIKFVATGKDYSADEVGTLKLIQHPKQEIKTGDVGYLITGIKDAREVKVGDTITDAKNPTTEAVAGFEDVKPMVFAGIYPVDTEEYEELRASMEKLQLNDASLTFVPESSAALGFGFRCGFLGMLHLEIIQERLEREFNMTVITTVPNVSYYAYTNKNPDELILVNNPSDLPEPSTLNRVEEPFIKATIITKADYVGNVMSLCIEKRGEITNQTYLTTERVELSFDMPLAEIVFDFYDRLKTVSRGYASFDYSPIGMRASKLVKVDVLLNANKVDALSALLHQDNAYDIGKKMCEKLKELIPRQQFDIPIQAAIGAKIIARETVKALRKDVTAKCYGGDISRKRKLLEKQKKGKKRMRQVGNVEIPQEAFMAVLKLND; the protein is encoded by the coding sequence ATGAAACACATACGTAACTTTTGTATCATCGCCCATATCGATCATGGTAAAAGTACACTAGCAGATAGACTTTTAGACTTTACAGGATCGGTAACAGAAAGAGAAAAGCAAGCACAGCTTTTGGATAGTATGGATTTGGAGCGGGAGCGTGGTATCACTATTAAAAGTCATGCAATCCAAATGGATTATGTTCACGAAGGTGAGCAATATACACTTAACCTTATCGACACCCCGGGACACGTAGATTTTTCTTACGAAGTTTCTAGATCTATCGCAGCCTGTGAAGGTGCTTTATTGGTTGTTGATGCTGCACAAAGCATACAGGCACAAACAATTTCTAACTTGTACCTGGCTTTAGAGAATGATTTAGAAATTATTCCCGTTTTAAATAAAGTAGATTTACCTAGTGCGAATCCAGAAGAAGTAACCGACGATATTGTAGATCTTTTAGGTTGCAATCGTGAAGAAGTAATTCCTGCAAGTGCAAAAACAGGTATTGGGATCGAAGAAATTTTGCATGCCATTATCACGAGAATTCCTGCACCAAGTGGCAAAGTTGATGCGCCGCTTAGAGCATTGATATTTGACTCTGTTTACAATCCGTTTCGTGGTGTAGAGACTTTTTTTAGAGTTATAAACGGAAGTATCAAAAAAGGACAGCACATTAAATTTGTCGCTACAGGCAAGGATTATTCAGCCGATGAGGTAGGAACGCTCAAATTAATTCAGCATCCAAAACAGGAAATCAAAACCGGCGATGTTGGGTATTTGATTACCGGTATAAAAGACGCAAGAGAAGTAAAAGTAGGGGATACCATTACCGATGCTAAAAATCCAACTACAGAAGCTGTTGCCGGTTTCGAAGATGTAAAACCAATGGTTTTTGCAGGGATTTATCCAGTAGATACCGAGGAATACGAAGAGCTTAGAGCTTCTATGGAAAAACTTCAGCTTAATGATGCTTCACTAACTTTCGTGCCAGAAAGCTCTGCAGCACTAGGTTTTGGTTTTAGATGTGGATTCCTAGGAATGCTCCATCTAGAAATAATTCAGGAGCGATTAGAGCGAGAGTTTAACATGACGGTTATTACTACGGTACCTAACGTGTCTTACTATGCTTATACCAATAAAAATCCTGATGAACTTATTTTAGTAAATAATCCATCAGATTTACCAGAGCCTTCAACCTTAAATAGGGTAGAAGAGCCTTTTATAAAAGCTACTATAATCACTAAAGCCGACTATGTAGGGAATGTAATGTCCCTGTGTATCGAGAAAAGAGGGGAAATTACTAATCAAACATATTTAACTACAGAGCGTGTTGAACTTTCTTTTGATATGCCGTTAGCTGAAATTGTTTTTGATTTTTACGATCGTCTAAAAACAGTTTCTCGTGGCTATGCTTCTTTTGATTATTCTCCTATTGGAATGCGCGCTTCTAAACTTGTTAAAGTAGATGTTTTACTTAATGCAAATAAAGTGGATGCACTTTCAGCCTTACTGCACCAAGACAATGCGTACGATATTGGTAAGAAAATGTGTGAAAAGCTGAAAGAATTAATACCAAGACAACAATTTGATATTCCTATACAGGCAGCGATCGGTGCTAAAATTATAGCCAGAGAGACCGTAAAAGCTCTTAGAAAGGATGTAACTGCTAAATGTTATGGTGGAGATATCTCCCGTAAGAGAAAGCTCTTAGAAAAGCAGAAAAAGGGTAAAAAACGTATGCGACAAGTAGGAAATGTAGAAATTCCTCAGGAAGCGTTTATGGCCGTTTTAAAACTAAACGATTAA